The sequence TCGCTGGTCGCCGCGACCAGGACCATGACCGCGACTCCGACGCTGGAGCCGATCTGCTGGGCCACGACGTTCACGGCACCGGCGACCGCGTGCCCCTCCGGCTCGACCCCGGTGAGACCGGCGGACGTCATCGAGGGGAAGTTCAGCCCCTGCCCGATGCCGCTGATCACCAGGCCCGGCAGCACGTGCAGCGCGTAGCTGCCGTGATGCGGTGTGCTCATCCACAGCCCCGTTCCCACGCCGATCAGGACGAGTCCGACGGCCATCAGCGCGTGCGGGGTGTACGTGGCCAGCAGGCGCCCGGTGGCGTAGTTGGCGGTGAGAAACACGGCCAACGACATCGGCACCAGCGCCAGACCGGATTCGAGCGGGGAGTACTTCAGCATCCCCTGCAGATACAGCGGCGCGAAGAACAGCATCCCGACCGAGCCCATGTACTGGAGGAACGCCGCCAGACTCGCCGCCCGCACCGACGGGATACGGAAGAGGCCGAGGGGAAGCACCGGGTCGGCGGTGCGCAGTTCACGTACGACGAAGAGCACCAGGAAGACCACCGCGGCGCTGAGCGCGCTCCAGACCACCGCGCCGCTGCTGCTCACGCCGACGACCAGCAGGGTCAGACCGAGCGTGCCCGATATCGCCCCCGGCAGGTCCAGCCGCCCGCCGCGCGCGACACCGGCGGGCAGTCCCGCGCGCGTCGTGGCCAGCACCGCGACCCCCACCACGACCGAGAACCACAGCACCGAGCGCCAGCCGAAGAACTGGGTGAGCACACCGCCCAGCAGCACACCGCCGCTGAAGCTCGCGGCGCCCACCGCCGCGTACACGCTGAACGCCCGGTTACGGGCCGGGCCGGCCGGAAACACCTCGGTCAGCAGGGCCAGTGCGGCCGGACCGGACAGGGCCGCGCCGATGCCCTGCGCCGCCCGCGCGCCGAGCAGCACCGCGATGTCCGGTGCCAGGGCGCCGGCCAGCGCGGCCACGGTGAACAGGGCGATCCCGGCCTCGAACACCCGCCGCCGGCCGAACACATCGGCCAGCCGGCCGCCCACCAGCAGGAAGCCGGCGAACGCGACGGCATACGCGATCATGACCCACTGGAGCGTGGCGTCGTCCAGGCGGAACCGTTCCCCGACGGACGGCAGGGCCGCGTTGAGCACCCCGAGCCCGCTCACGTCCAGTGCGAGTGCCCCGGCCAGCACTCCGAGTGCCAGGCCCGGCCGTCGGCGTGGCACCACCCCCGTACCCGTCACGCGGCCCTCCCGGCGAACGCGCCACCGTCGAAGGACGCGACCGCTGGACGCCGCGGTGAACATCCGGGTAAGGGCGCGTCGGCACCGGACGCCCGCGCGGTGGCGAGTCCCGGCTGTCCGGTTCCCCTCACCGGGACGCGGCTGCCGGCCGACACCGCTCTGTGGTCCATGGATTTCATGCCGAGCATGCTGCAATGCCGCCCACCGCCTGTCCAGGCCGCGCCGGTGAATAGGGCGCCGGAGTCCGGTCCGAACCGCTTCACCCAACCATTCGTCGGCCGAAAATTAGCGAATAAATGTGGCGCGGGTTCAAATCCGGTCACCTCCGACACACCCACAACGGACATTTTCACGGGGAAGGGATAGAGCCCGGTTTGTGTTGCCGACGGCCGAAATGCATCGGCGGCGAGGGCCGGATTCACGTCGGCATTGACCCGTGTTGAGCGTGGATGCCCACCGTTGCCCACGGCGTCCGGACCATCTGCCGGCGGCGAGGGGAAAGACAGCGAATCCCACGCCTCAGGGTCTAAATCGCGCCACCGTACCTTCCGCACCTCCGGGCACTCTTGTCTCGCCATTCCTCGAATGGCAGTCTGATTCCCGCCGGTCGGGCAAGTGCCGCCGTCCACGTCAATCCGCATACCCCTTGACCTGGACGGATCGAATCCAGACACATGCCGGCCGGCAGCGCGGATGAGGTGTTCGGCTCCGCCCGCACGTCGGCAAGGACGGCGCGGTCGCGGATCAGCTCGGCCAGGCGTACCACGGTGGTTGGATCGCCGGGCAGTGATCCTGAATCAGGTCGCGATCTGATTCAGCCAGGACGGCTTGACGGGGGTTGGGTCTCAGTGCGCGTATTCGTATTTCGGCAACCATGTCCTTCTGTCTCGGACGGGACGGACCGTCCGGAACGACACGGACCTCATTGCCCCTGAGGGGCCCCTCCTGAGGGTGCCCGGAGGGCTTCCCCACATGTAACCGCACACGGCACCCGCCTACGGCGGAAGCAAATCTTCCGGTACGTTTCCCTGCTCATGACCGGCCATCCGGACACCGGCTGATCATTTCCAGCGCCACCGGCCCGGCCTCGCTTTCCGGCCTCGACGCTTTTGTGTCACGCCCGCTTCGGTCCCACCGCTATCGCATGGCTGACGGAGTTTCCGCGCCCTTGATCAGCCGGCCGCAAGCTCCACCCGTACATTTCATTTGTCCTGCCGAGGAGCCGAAATGCCCCACGAGCGCGCAGCAAGAGATGTGCACGCCACATCAGACTTCCTCCTGTCCCGTATTGCCGATGTGATGGACCTGCCCAGGGACACAGTGGACCGGTGGGCACCGATGCACCAGTACGGCCTGGACTCGCTGAAGCTCTCGACCATTTCGGCCTCACTGTCCGAATTCCTCGGCCGGAAGGTTCCGCTCACCTGGATGTGGCAGTACCCGACCGTCGACGCGCTGGCCCGTGCGCTCGTGGACGGTCCCCGGGCGGCGGATCCCGCGCCGGGCAGCGGCGAGCGGCGGGTGGCGGCGCACGAGCCCATCGCGATCGTGGGCATCGGCTGCCGGTTCCCCGGCGGCCCGGACCCCACCTCGTTCTGGCAGCTGCTCTCCGAGGGCCGCGACGCCGTCGGACCGGTGCCGGCGGCCCGGCGCGAGCTTCTGGGCGACGCGGTGCGCTGGGGCGGCTTCATCGACGACATCGACCGCTTCGACCCGCTGTTCTTCGGCATCTCACCCCGCGAAGCCGTCCAGATGGACCCGCAGCAGCGTCTGGTGCTCGAACTGGCCTGGGAGGCACTGGAGGACGCGGGGGTCGCGCCCCACAGCCTCGTCGGCAGCGACACCGGCGTGTTCATGGCCTCCTGCTGGGGCGACTACGCGGCGCTGGCGCACTACCGCGGCCCCGACGCCCGGATCACCCCGCACACCGCGACCGGCATGCACGACGGCATCATCGCCAACCGCGTCTCCTACGCCCTCGGACTGCAAGGCCCCAGCATGGCCATCGACGCGGCCTGCGCCGGATCGCTGGTCTCCGTGCACGTGGGATGCCAGTCGATCTGGATGGGCGAGAGCGAACTCGTGCTCGCCGGCGGGGTGAATCTGAGCTTCGTCTCCGACTACTACACCGCCATGGCCCAGATGGGCGCGCTCGCCCCGGACGGCCGCTGCAAGTCGTTCGACGCACGGGCCGACGGCTACGTCCGCGGAGAGGGCGCCGGAGTCGTCCTGCTCGCCCCGCTGAGCGTGGCCCTGGAACGCGATCTTCCGGTCTACTGCCTGATCAAGGGCAGCTCGTCCAACAACGACGGCCTGAGCAACGGCATGACCGCGCCGAACCCCCAGGCCCAGGAGCTGATGCTCCGCAACGCCTACCGCCGGGCCGGCATCGCGCCGTCCCTCGTGGACTACATCGAGTGCCACGGCTCCGCGACGCCCCTCGGTGACCCGATCGAGGCCAATGCCATCGGCGCCGTCCTGGGCGGGGACCGCACGGAGCCGCTGCGGCTCGGCTCCGTCAAGTCCAACGTCGGGCACCTGGAAGCGGCAGCCGGCATCGTCGGCCTGGTCAAACTGGCGCTGTCGATCCGCAACGGGGTGCTGCCGCCGAGCCTGCACTACGCCGCCCCGAACCCGCAGATCATGTTCGACGCGTACAACCTGACCGTCCAGGACCGGCTGACGCCGTGGCCCCGGCGGTCCGACGCGCGCCGGGCGGGCGTCAGTTCGTTCGGCTTCGGCGGGGCGATATGCCATGTCGCCGTCGAGGAGCTGCCCCGGCCCGAGACCTCGCTCCTCCTGCTGGCCGAGGACTCCGGGCAAGCCCTGGCCGCGCGTGCCCGCGCACTGCGTGACGACAACGACCTGCGGGCGGTCTGCGCCCGGACGCCCGGTGACGGTGGCTTCCGGCTCGCGGCGGCGGCCCGCGACATGACCGAACTCCGGGCCCAGCTCGACGCCTTCACCGCCGGCACGGCCATGGACGGGCTGAGCGTCGGGGAGCCGGCCGGACGCGGGCCGCGCGTGGCGTTCCTGTTCTCGGGCAACGGCTCGCAGTGGTTGGGCATGGGCAGGCAACTGCTCGCCGGTATGCCCGTGTTCCGGCGGTCCATGACGCGTTCCGACAAGCGGATGCGGAAGCTGCTGGGCTTCTCGCT comes from Streptomyces sp. Mut1 and encodes:
- a CDS encoding MFS transporter — its product is MTGTGVVPRRRPGLALGVLAGALALDVSGLGVLNAALPSVGERFRLDDATLQWVMIAYAVAFAGFLLVGGRLADVFGRRRVFEAGIALFTVAALAGALAPDIAVLLGARAAQGIGAALSGPAALALLTEVFPAGPARNRAFSVYAAVGAASFSGGVLLGGVLTQFFGWRSVLWFSVVVGVAVLATTRAGLPAGVARGGRLDLPGAISGTLGLTLLVVGVSSSGAVVWSALSAAVVFLVLFVVRELRTADPVLPLGLFRIPSVRAASLAAFLQYMGSVGMLFFAPLYLQGMLKYSPLESGLALVPMSLAVFLTANYATGRLLATYTPHALMAVGLVLIGVGTGLWMSTPHHGSYALHVLPGLVISGIGQGLNFPSMTSAGLTGVEPEGHAVAGAVNVVAQQIGSSVGVAVMVLVAATSDDQLTGYHLAYLTAAVACVAGAVTITLARRRVA